A section of the Piliocolobus tephrosceles isolate RC106 chromosome 14, ASM277652v3, whole genome shotgun sequence genome encodes:
- the LOC111550358 gene encoding uncharacterized protein LOC111550358, whose protein sequence is METRKNREGSERGQGRGFSGHSREASASRHKPRRSRDGSPRSPGRETGNRGRKFKPRAAPAGERGHDKPEPSGARRPHERTGGSVPSPRRLEEPKHRPRSPGRTSGPERRVDDLEEGPTSPKRRRRLSPEAWVSVPCPLSRVVNHLGGLEVALGELWAPGGAFLPGPAGGTQPSPSQRAWLAWQLAHAGAALHWALATLDNLLAAGPWPAGQPPSAPAPGRPQVLTGASTVALEKLEPSAPEAIPTLHCKLYGALQGGGLLRSNARSSLAAAEQKEAWPRPSSAPGNLPPARSRR, encoded by the exons ATGGAGACCCGCAAGAACCGGGAGGGCTCTGAGAGAGGACAAGGACGAG GTTTCAGCGGGCACAGCCGGGAGGCCTCTGCGTCCAGGCACAAACCGCGCAGAAGCCGGGATGGCTCCCCTCGCAGTCCCGGCAGAGAAACAGGAAACCGAGGGCGGAAGTTCAAGCCACGAGCGGCCCCAGCCGGAGAGAGAGGCCACGACAAGCCCGAGCCCAGCGGAGCACGACGCCCCCATGAGCGCACAGGAG GTTCTGTTCCCAGCCCGAGGCGCCTGGAGGAGCCAAAGCACCGGCCTAGATCGCCAGGGAGGACTAGCGGCCCGGAACGCCGAGTTGACGACCTGGAGGAGGGACCCACCTCCCCAAAGCGCCGCCGACGCCTCTCCCCAGAAGCCTGGGTCTCCGTCCCGTGCCCGCTGTCGCGAGTCGTCAACCACCTGGGCGGGCTGGAGGTGGCCCTGGGCGAGCTTTGGGCCCCGGGGGGCGCCTTCCTCCCGGGGCCCGCCGGCGGCACGCAGCCCAGCCCCTCGCAGCGCGCCTGGCTCGCCTGGCAGCTGGCGCACGCCGGGGCCGCCCTGCACTGGGCGCTGGCCACGCTCGACAACCTGCTGGCTGCGGGGCCCTGGCCCGCGGGTCAGCCGCCCTCTGCGCCCGCTCCTGGGCGGCCTCAGGTGCTCACGGGAGCCAGCACCGTCGCCTTGGAAAAGCTCGAACCCTCTGCCCCAGAGGCGATCCCGACTCTGCACTGCAAACTCTACGGCGCCCTGCAGGGCGGCGGCCTCCTGCGTTCGAATGCCAGGAGCTCCCTGGCAGCAGCAGAGCAGAAAGAAGCATGGCCCCGCCCCAGTTCGGCGCCCGGCAATCTCCCTCCCGCCCGCTCGAGGAGATAG